From the genome of Hymenobacter sp. PAMC 26628, one region includes:
- a CDS encoding Hsp20/alpha crystallin family protein: MAIQTYQDSFGNLVPQTFSTMLDRFFNDSVAGRSRVAAFSPQVDAYETEKGYQVEVALPGLKQNDIKVDFRQGRLTISGERSFRNDQNDRRYHVVESSYGSFQRSFQLPDTVNPSQIEATFEDGILHVTVPKDEQKTMRHQIQVKGSQPANGPAPERLSQQAAEGAQDTSARVANAQAASAASAGGSQSTSSAKGKAQLAANTVN, encoded by the coding sequence ATGGCCATTCAAACGTATCAGGATTCCTTCGGGAACCTCGTGCCGCAGACATTCTCCACCATGCTTGACCGCTTCTTCAACGATTCGGTGGCAGGACGGAGCCGGGTGGCGGCGTTCTCGCCGCAGGTCGACGCTTACGAGACCGAAAAGGGCTACCAAGTGGAGGTGGCGCTGCCCGGCCTCAAGCAAAACGACATTAAAGTAGACTTCCGCCAGGGCCGCCTGACCATTTCGGGCGAGCGCAGCTTCCGCAACGACCAGAACGACCGCCGCTACCACGTGGTGGAAAGCTCCTACGGCTCGTTCCAGCGCTCGTTTCAGTTGCCCGACACCGTGAACCCGAGCCAAATCGAAGCCACCTTTGAGGATGGCATCCTGCACGTGACGGTGCCCAAGGACGAGCAGAAGACCATGCGCCACCAAATCCAGGTGAAGGGTAGCCAGCCCGCCAACGGGCCCGCACCGGAACGCCTTAGCCAGCAAGCCGCCGAGGGCGCGCAAGATACCAGCGCCCGGGTAGCCAACGCCCAAGCGGCCAGCGCGGCCAGCGCCGGCGGCTCCCAGTCCACCAGCAGCGCCAAAGGCAAGGCCCAGTTGGCCGCGAACACGGTCAACTAG
- a CDS encoding chorismate mutase, with protein sequence MFDKLFNRQPNDKPFLISGPCSAETEDQVIETCQRLAAIGKVQALRAGIWKPRTKPGGFEGVGAKGLPWLKKASELTGLPVAVEVATAKHVEDCLAFGVDLVWVGARTTGNPFSVQEIANALRGVDIPVLVKNPIHPELELWVGAIERLQKAGLKQVGMIHRGFSSYGNTDFRNAPMWHLPIEMKRRMPELPILNDPSHICGRRDTLFAVAQQALDLDFDGTMIESHIDPDNAWSDAKQQITPEVLGQLITDLVWRHETTDKAEFLTALAGLREQINNLDAEVMQLLGRRMAVAEKIGQYKKENDITILQTARLNEIMERSKRQGAQVGLTEDFVERYMEAVHLESVMRQERVMNG encoded by the coding sequence ATGTTCGACAAGCTCTTCAACCGCCAACCCAACGACAAGCCGTTCCTGATTTCGGGGCCCTGCTCGGCCGAAACCGAAGACCAGGTCATTGAAACCTGCCAGCGCCTAGCAGCCATCGGCAAAGTGCAGGCCCTACGCGCCGGCATCTGGAAGCCGCGCACCAAGCCCGGCGGCTTCGAAGGCGTGGGCGCCAAGGGCCTGCCCTGGCTGAAAAAAGCCAGCGAGCTGACCGGCCTGCCCGTGGCCGTGGAAGTGGCCACCGCCAAGCACGTCGAGGATTGCCTGGCCTTCGGCGTGGACCTGGTGTGGGTGGGCGCGCGCACCACCGGCAACCCGTTTTCGGTGCAGGAAATTGCCAATGCCCTGCGCGGCGTGGACATTCCAGTGCTGGTAAAAAACCCCATTCACCCCGAGCTGGAGCTGTGGGTGGGCGCCATCGAGCGCCTGCAAAAGGCGGGTTTGAAGCAAGTAGGCATGATTCACCGCGGCTTTTCGAGCTACGGCAATACCGATTTCCGCAACGCGCCGATGTGGCACCTGCCCATCGAGATGAAGCGCCGCATGCCCGAGCTGCCCATTCTCAACGACCCCAGCCACATCTGCGGGCGGCGCGACACGCTGTTTGCCGTGGCCCAGCAGGCCCTGGACCTGGACTTCGACGGGACCATGATTGAGAGCCACATCGACCCCGACAACGCCTGGAGCGACGCCAAGCAGCAAATTACGCCCGAGGTGCTCGGCCAGCTCATCACCGACCTGGTGTGGCGCCACGAAACCACCGACAAGGCGGAATTCCTGACGGCATTGGCCGGCTTGCGTGAGCAAATCAACAACCTCGACGCCGAGGTAATGCAGCTGCTGGGCCGCCGCATGGCCGTGGCCGAAAAAATCGGCCAGTACAAGAAAGAAAACGATATCACCATCCTTCAAACCGCCCGCCTCAACGAAATCATGGAGCGCAGTAAGCGCCAGGGGGCCCAAGTAGGCCTCACCGAAGACTTCGTGGAGCGCTACATGGAAGCCGTACACCTGGAGTCGGTGATGCGCCAGGAGCGGGTGATGAACGGCTAG
- a CDS encoding prephenate dehydrogenase: MTVTIIGLGLIGGSLALSLRQHGLAAHLIGVEQSAEHARRALELGLVDEVEADLPAAVRRADLVVVAVPMDAMLTVLPQVLDATGPHQTVIDVGSTKATLLAAVAGHPRRGRFVATHPMAGTEYSGPEAAVLGLYEGKTVVLCDTNHSDADALQLVEKLFRALPMRLLYLDAQAHDLHTAYVSHISHITSFALALTVLEKEKEEQRIFDLAGGGFASTVRLAKSSAAMWVPIFRQNRPNVLDVLDEHLHQLQHLRDLLAQEDYAGLTDKIHQANHIRKTIP; this comes from the coding sequence ATGACCGTTACCATCATCGGCCTCGGACTTATCGGCGGCTCGCTGGCGCTCAGCCTGCGGCAGCACGGGCTGGCTGCGCACCTCATCGGGGTGGAGCAGAGCGCCGAGCACGCGCGCCGGGCCCTGGAACTGGGTTTGGTGGACGAGGTAGAAGCTGACCTGCCCGCCGCCGTGCGCCGCGCTGACCTTGTGGTGGTAGCCGTGCCCATGGACGCCATGCTAACCGTGCTGCCTCAGGTCCTCGACGCCACGGGGCCCCACCAAACGGTGATTGACGTGGGCTCGACCAAGGCGACGCTGCTGGCAGCCGTGGCCGGGCACCCGCGCCGCGGCCGCTTCGTGGCCACGCACCCCATGGCGGGCACCGAGTATTCGGGCCCCGAAGCGGCCGTGCTGGGCCTCTACGAAGGCAAAACGGTGGTACTCTGCGACACCAATCACAGCGACGCCGACGCGCTGCAGCTGGTCGAAAAGCTGTTTCGCGCCCTGCCCATGCGCTTGCTTTACCTCGACGCGCAAGCCCACGACTTGCACACAGCCTACGTGTCGCACATCTCGCACATCACCTCGTTTGCCCTGGCCCTCACCGTGTTGGAGAAAGAAAAGGAGGAGCAGCGCATCTTCGACTTGGCCGGCGGCGGCTTTGCTTCCACCGTGCGGCTGGCCAAAAGCTCGGCGGCCATGTGGGTGCCCATCTTCCGCCAGAACCGGCCCAACGTGCTCGACGTGCTCGACGAGCACCTGCACCAGCTCCAGCACCTGCGCGACTTGCTGGCCCAGGAAGATTACGCCGGCCTGACCGACAAAATTCACCAAGCCAACCACATCCGCAAGACCATTCCCTAA
- the lysA gene encoding diaminopimelate decarboxylase, translating to MSATIPAESLLAAAEQFGTPLYVYQAETIARQFHQLETAFTGHSTRFFYACKALSNQAILRHIRGLGAGLDCVSLNEVKLGLHAGFAPENILFTPNSVTFEEIVAAKDLGVHLNIDNISMLERFGTTYGGSYPVCIRLNPHIEAGGNYKISTGHIDSKFGISIHQMRHLERVVKGTGLNVKGLHMHTGSEIKDVDVFLRALDVLFEAARRFPDLEFLDLGSGFKVPYKPGDVATDMAELGRRVTAAFAEFEKEYGRPLQAWFEPGKYLVSESGFLLVRVAVVKQTPATVFAGVDSGFNHLIRPMFYDSYHHISNLSHPDGPERVYTVVGNICETDTFAWDRRLPEVREGDLLAFHNAGAYGFEMSSSFNSRVRPAEVLLENGELRQIRRRQTFEDLLAGQE from the coding sequence ATGTCCGCTACCATCCCCGCCGAAAGCCTGTTGGCTGCTGCCGAGCAGTTTGGCACCCCGCTCTACGTGTACCAGGCCGAAACCATCGCCCGGCAGTTTCACCAGTTGGAAACGGCCTTTACTGGCCACTCCACGCGCTTTTTCTACGCTTGCAAGGCCCTCAGTAACCAAGCCATTCTGCGCCACATCCGGGGCCTGGGCGCAGGCCTCGATTGCGTGAGCCTCAACGAAGTGAAGCTGGGGCTACACGCCGGCTTTGCGCCCGAAAATATCCTTTTCACGCCCAACAGCGTCACGTTTGAAGAAATTGTGGCCGCCAAGGACTTGGGCGTGCACTTGAACATCGATAATATTTCGATGCTGGAGCGCTTCGGCACCACGTACGGCGGCAGCTACCCGGTGTGCATACGCCTGAACCCGCACATCGAGGCGGGCGGCAACTACAAGATTTCCACCGGCCACATCGACAGCAAATTCGGCATCAGCATCCACCAGATGCGCCACCTGGAGCGCGTGGTGAAAGGTACTGGCTTGAACGTAAAGGGCCTGCACATGCACACGGGCTCCGAAATAAAGGACGTGGACGTGTTCCTGAGGGCCCTGGACGTGCTTTTTGAGGCCGCCCGCCGCTTCCCCGACCTGGAGTTTCTGGACTTGGGCTCGGGCTTCAAGGTGCCCTACAAGCCCGGCGACGTGGCCACCGACATGGCCGAGCTGGGCCGCCGCGTCACAGCGGCCTTCGCCGAGTTTGAGAAGGAGTACGGCCGGCCGCTGCAAGCCTGGTTCGAGCCGGGCAAATACTTGGTGAGCGAAAGCGGTTTTCTACTGGTGCGCGTGGCAGTGGTGAAGCAAACGCCGGCCACGGTGTTCGCCGGCGTCGATTCGGGTTTCAACCACTTGATTCGGCCCATGTTCTACGACAGCTACCACCACATCAGCAACCTGAGCCACCCCGACGGCCCCGAGCGGGTGTACACCGTGGTGGGTAATATCTGCGAAACCGACACCTTCGCCTGGGACCGCCGCCTGCCCGAAGTGCGCGAGGGCGACCTGCTGGCCTTCCACAACGCTGGGGCCTACGGCTTCGAGATGAGCAGCAGCTTCAACTCGCGCGTGCGCCCCGCCGAAGTGCTCCTCGAAAACGGTGAGTTGCGGCAAATCCGCCGCCGCCAAACGTTCGAAGATTTGCTGGCCGGCCAGGAATAA